Proteins from a genomic interval of Coccinella septempunctata chromosome 2, icCocSept1.1, whole genome shotgun sequence:
- the LOC123307180 gene encoding probable glutamate receptor — MREQITFITSHSVKLYLDSDSCVLLIIDQKSTLTYAGNHQIIILSISKNLTDVSENIEEIIFKFQYGCRGFIIDTKKPSVMFEFIEEKIKHSLVRFNTRKYLIVVEEKIENYDEIFRKLPSSRYVSNLLFLVQKTAEEFQFWSPSFEGSADGIRFEQVDTWLAQNGTFLLGNDLFPDKLRDQQGRYLRMACFHYAPYTNCGGASELNEYYGTELKLVIEFTRLYNLTPKFVYNDIEEELWGALYPNWTGSGLMGRVLRDEADIAFTAFYIWEFVYHYMDLSMPYIRSGITCLVPKPKILNGWLTPLFSYKATLWILVIANFVFNVLLLFHIVSHLQKEYEFNTNKRASFILLDAFWILLKISLGQTFHGRKNSFIIIERLVLASFFLVYLILNSAYFSGLASIMTVPRYEDPIDTISSLAESNIEISGLFEDWILSIKEIKEDAYGRIVQRYTAASEKELRILSKQSNRAFFMERLPYSTYGINDFMKADVIENYHLMKEDIYWEYTEFFLRKSSELAPSFDIFILRVLQSGITSHWQRKAVYRFLDPKVQKIVTMMDDSNVNQEGAIKLKFSHIEGSFALLFIGYFLSVVSLITERLIYRT; from the exons ATGAGAGAACAAATAACATTTATAACGTCGCATTCGGTCA AACTGTATCTTGACTCTGATAGTTGCGTACTCCTTATTATAGATCAAAAAAGCACCTTAACTTACGCTGGAAATCACCAAATCATAATCTTGTCAATTAGTAAGAATCTTACGGATGTTTCGGAGAATATcgaagaaattattttcaaatttcaatatggTTGCAGAGGATTCATTATCGACACTAAAAAACCCTCAGTTATGTTCGAATTTATCGAGGAAAAGATAAAACATAGTCTTGTGAGGTTTAACACAAGAAAATACCTGATTGTTGTCGAAGAAAAGATTGAAAACTACgatgaaatattcagaaaactcCCTAGTTCTCGTTATGTCTCGAATTTGCTTTTCCTCGTTCAGAAAACAGCAGAAGAGTTTCAATTCTGGTCCCCTAGTTTCGAAGGAAGTGCGGATGGAATCCGGTTTGAACAGGTTGACACTTGGTTAGCCCAAAATGGTACTTTTCTTCTCGGAAACGATCTGTTTCCTGATAAACTGCGAGATCAGCAAGGGAGGTATTTGAGGATGGCTTGCTTCCATTATGCTCCTTATACAAACTGTG GTGGGGCCAGCGAGCTAAATGAATATTATGGAACAGAATTGAAGCTAGTGATAGAATTCACGAGGCTGTATAATTTGACCCCAAAGTTCGTCTACAATGACATCGAAGAGGAATTATGGGGTGCATTGTACCCCAATTGGACAGGAAGTGGACTTATGGGTCGGGTATTGAGAGATGAAGCTGATATAGCTTTCA CTGCATTTTACATATGGGAATTTGTTTATCATTATATGGACCTGTCCATGCCTTATATTAGAAGTGGAATAACTTGCTTGGTCCCAAAGCCAAA gattCTGAATGGATGGCTCACTCCACTTTTCTCTTATAAAGCAACTTTATGGATCTTAGTAATTGCTAACTTTGTATTCAATGTGCTCCTGTTATTTCATATAGTTTCGCACCTACAGAAGGAATACGAGTT CAACACAAACAAACGAGCATCTTTTATTTTGTTGGATGCTTTTTGGATACTACTGAAGATTTCCCTGGGTCAAACTTTTCATGGCAGAAAGAATTCGTTCATTATCATTGAAAGATTAGTCCTCGCAtctttttttttagtttattTAATACTGAATTCCGCCTACTTCAGTGGTTTAGCAAGCATCATGACTGTGCCGAG GTATGAAGACCCTATTGATACAATTTCGAGCTTAGCTGAATCTAATATTGAAATTTCTGGGTTATTTGAAGATTGGATTTTATCTATCAAAGAAATAAAAGAG gATGCATATGGACGAATTGTTCAAAGATATACAGCTGCTTCCGAAAAAGAGCTGAGAATTCTATCCAAGCAAAGTAATCGTGCATTTTTTATGGAACGTTTGCCATACA GCACATATGGAATAAACGACTTCATGAAGGCGGATGTTATTGAAAATTATCATTTAATGAAGGAAGACATTTATTGGGAATACACAGAATTTTTTCTGAGGAAGAGCTCTGAACTAGCTCCAAGTTTTGATATATTTATTCTCAGAGTATTGCAATCTGGGATTACTTCACATTGGCAAAGAAAG GCAGTTTATCGTTTTTTGGATCCCAAAGTACAAAAAATAGTGACTATGATGGATGATAGCAACGTAAATCAAGAAGGCGCgatcaaattgaaattttcgcaTATTGAAGGTTCTTTTGCTCTGCTGTTCATTGGCTATTTTTTATCAGTAGTATCGCTCATCACGGAGAGACTTATTTATCGCACATGA